One window from the genome of Myxococcaceae bacterium encodes:
- a CDS encoding outer membrane lipoprotein carrier protein LolA, with protein MLIRIASCLLCLPILANAAALAKIQALYDRTHAFQADFQQTYRNKLFNRTEHSTGEVRYQRLGKMRWDYRSPHAKSFILNGKKLWLVEPSEKTVSINRCFKSDTLSQSLIFLGGEGRLAREFKLLSASKNQLVLVPKQKTELFEKLILSFEAKTYQISRVILIDVDGNQNEFVFSNRRFNRRLPAPAFDYKTPPGFEEVNLASDC; from the coding sequence ATGCTGATTCGAATCGCATCTTGTTTGCTGTGCTTACCTATCTTAGCGAATGCGGCTGCTTTGGCTAAGATCCAAGCCTTATACGATCGGACGCATGCATTTCAGGCGGACTTTCAACAAACCTATCGTAACAAACTCTTCAACCGGACCGAGCACAGTACGGGGGAAGTCCGCTATCAGCGCCTGGGAAAAATGCGTTGGGACTATCGGTCTCCGCACGCTAAGTCTTTTATTCTCAACGGCAAAAAACTTTGGTTAGTCGAGCCTTCTGAAAAAACAGTTTCGATCAATCGCTGTTTCAAGAGTGATACCTTAAGTCAATCGTTGATTTTTCTGGGTGGAGAAGGAAGATTGGCGCGTGAATTTAAGCTTTTGTCTGCTTCCAAAAACCAGCTCGTGTTGGTTCCCAAGCAAAAGACCGAGCTTTTCGAGAAGCTTATCTTGAGCTTTGAGGCTAAAACATACCAGATTTCACGGGTTATCTTGATCGATGTCGATGGAAACCAAAACGAGTTTGTATTTTCGAATCGCCGGTTTAATCGCCGATTGCCTGCTCCAGCATTTGATTACAAAACCCCTCCTGGGTTTGAAGAAGTCAATTTAGCGAGTGATTGTTAA
- the bamA gene encoding outer membrane protein assembly factor BamA — protein sequence MNDDDFLPGGYRPRLSSAIQQSVMFRASKIAVGVLFSASLLQGQSMTPGSISPHSKTKKNKTVRDPTLSRSALPTAQFTEESEQAFKRSGQVGVLQAKSPTPGRIYEIRVIGAQKTEPEAVLVLLKSQINQPLHRESIQEDIRAILKMGLFADVQFHQDRGPNGSILLTIRLTEKATLYKVRFIGNQEILESGLEEVIDLKPYQIADVMRIRENAEKIRKLYIEKGFLLATVSYEIKASQATDLLKDETVKATDFVEVIFHIEEDAKTKIDQITILGNRTLSTDRIKASMRSKEKHPLSFITQWGLYNEEMLDIDALLIEQLYQEHGYLNVQVSKPRAALSPDKTRISVHISLTEGEPFSLGTLEVDGDRLDYSEDFLRDHIELQQGDVFNKTQLMKDLVSIQELYRDQGYAYVNISPEPQIHEQEHIVDLKLQIDPGPLVYFGRFEIKGNTSTVDEVIRRELRIYEGELYSASLLRLSEQRLNQLGYFESVQMDTKPSAQNPDHIDVEIVVKEKKLGQIQVGGGYGTGGEGLLFQGQVTQNNLFGRGQSLSAVVQLSAYRRIFELSFSDPYLLYLNREPVSFSLRAYHTQRFLIDYYRGNSGGELGFGYPIGSFLSPYSNRWYQNASPFWKPYVPDFENLRFYLSYMAERVEVEDSLEGINYWGWHLHQPRYTTSLKPVLQMDQRNNRLFPTAGYLLEFRSEFANAYLGSGLLDKLESQSTSNNFLRLGTTTRFYYNFDQWFFLKNWVLKLNVDFGFLNTFGVQIVSENFRLGGVQLGAATGLRGYYFQSIGPVLNVSQQYSTQPIQQINVGGNKQFLSNLELEFPIAKTLNLSAVFFFDLGNVYSPFENLFYIGHKNLKNTHPQYWDPLGLFYGMGLYSAAGFGLRWLSPFGALRFEWGFPLVRRPHGTPGIPAGDSPVQFLFTIGQSF from the coding sequence GTGAATGATGACGATTTTCTTCCAGGAGGCTATAGACCAAGATTATCGAGCGCTATACAGCAATCCGTGATGTTTCGCGCCTCAAAAATCGCTGTAGGAGTCCTGTTTTCGGCATCTCTGCTGCAAGGCCAATCGATGACGCCTGGCTCAATCTCGCCACATTCAAAAACAAAAAAAAACAAGACCGTACGAGATCCTACGCTATCCCGAAGCGCATTGCCTACGGCACAATTCACCGAGGAAAGTGAACAAGCCTTCAAACGCTCGGGCCAAGTAGGGGTCCTGCAAGCCAAGTCTCCTACTCCGGGTCGAATCTATGAGATCCGAGTGATAGGAGCTCAAAAAACCGAGCCCGAAGCTGTGCTGGTCCTGTTAAAATCTCAAATCAACCAACCGCTTCATCGAGAAAGCATCCAAGAAGACATTCGAGCGATCCTGAAGATGGGGCTGTTCGCGGACGTTCAATTTCACCAAGATAGAGGTCCGAATGGCAGCATACTCTTGACCATTCGTTTAACGGAGAAAGCAACGCTTTATAAAGTGCGATTTATCGGAAACCAAGAGATTCTAGAATCCGGCTTGGAAGAGGTGATTGACCTAAAACCCTACCAAATTGCCGATGTGATGAGAATTCGAGAAAACGCTGAGAAAATCCGAAAGCTCTACATCGAAAAAGGATTTTTGCTGGCCACCGTTTCTTATGAAATCAAAGCAAGTCAAGCAACGGATCTCTTAAAAGACGAAACGGTGAAAGCAACGGATTTTGTCGAAGTCATTTTCCATATTGAAGAAGATGCCAAAACGAAAATTGATCAAATCACGATCTTAGGGAACCGGACTTTATCGACTGATCGGATCAAAGCAAGCATGCGCAGCAAAGAAAAACACCCGTTAAGCTTCATCACGCAGTGGGGGCTTTACAACGAGGAGATGCTGGATATTGACGCGCTTTTAATTGAGCAGCTGTATCAAGAGCATGGATATTTAAATGTCCAAGTTTCAAAACCTCGAGCTGCTTTGTCACCAGACAAAACTCGGATCAGCGTGCATATTTCGCTCACCGAAGGCGAACCTTTCAGTTTGGGAACTCTTGAAGTTGATGGAGATCGACTTGATTATTCAGAAGATTTCTTAAGAGATCATATTGAGCTTCAGCAAGGCGATGTTTTCAATAAAACCCAATTGATGAAAGATCTGGTTTCAATCCAAGAGCTCTATCGTGATCAGGGCTATGCGTATGTCAATATTTCTCCAGAGCCACAAATCCACGAACAAGAGCACATCGTCGATTTGAAGCTTCAGATCGATCCGGGTCCCCTCGTCTACTTTGGACGTTTTGAAATCAAGGGCAACACCAGCACCGTGGATGAGGTCATCCGACGAGAACTACGCATCTACGAAGGAGAGCTCTATTCCGCTTCTCTGCTAAGGCTTAGCGAGCAGCGTCTGAATCAACTCGGTTATTTCGAATCCGTCCAAATGGATACCAAACCCAGTGCTCAAAACCCCGACCACATCGATGTGGAGATTGTAGTGAAAGAGAAGAAACTTGGGCAAATCCAAGTCGGTGGCGGTTACGGAACAGGAGGAGAAGGACTCCTCTTTCAAGGCCAGGTCACTCAAAACAATCTGTTTGGGCGAGGACAAAGCCTCAGTGCCGTCGTTCAATTATCGGCCTATCGACGCATCTTCGAACTATCTTTCTCAGACCCTTATTTACTCTATCTGAATCGTGAGCCGGTTTCGTTTTCGCTGCGGGCCTATCACACTCAGCGATTCTTAATTGACTATTATCGAGGAAATAGCGGAGGCGAGCTTGGCTTTGGCTACCCCATCGGATCTTTCTTAAGCCCCTACTCCAATCGCTGGTATCAAAATGCTTCTCCTTTTTGGAAACCCTATGTTCCTGATTTTGAAAACTTGCGTTTTTACCTGTCTTACATGGCTGAACGCGTTGAGGTCGAAGATAGCCTAGAGGGAATCAATTACTGGGGGTGGCATTTACATCAACCCCGTTACACGACCTCGCTAAAGCCGGTCCTTCAGATGGATCAACGCAATAATCGCCTTTTCCCAACAGCCGGCTATCTTTTGGAGTTTCGAAGTGAATTCGCCAATGCTTATTTGGGCTCGGGCTTACTCGACAAGTTGGAATCTCAATCCACCAGCAATAACTTCCTGCGTTTGGGTACCACCACTCGCTTTTATTACAACTTTGACCAATGGTTTTTTCTAAAAAACTGGGTTCTCAAGTTGAATGTTGATTTTGGATTTTTAAATACTTTTGGGGTCCAAATTGTCTCGGAAAATTTCCGTTTAGGAGGAGTGCAACTCGGAGCAGCTACAGGTCTACGCGGGTACTATTTTCAATCGATTGGACCCGTTCTCAACGTCAGCCAACAATACAGCACACAGCCGATCCAACAAATCAATGTAGGTGGCAACAAACAATTCCTATCCAATCTAGAACTAGAATTTCCGATTGCAAAAACACTCAATTTATCCGCAGTGTTCTTTTTTGACCTGGGAAACGTCTACTCGCCTTTTGAGAATCTATTCTACATTGGCCATAAAAATCTCAAAAATACGCATCCACAGTACTGGGATCCGTTGGGACTGTTTTACGGCATGGGTTTGTATAGCGCAGCCGGCTTTGGCCTTCGGTGGCTAAGCCCCTTTGGAGCTCTGCGATTCGAATGGGGATTTCCGTTGGTTCGGCGTCCACATGGCACTCCAGGTATCCCCGCCGGCGATTCTCCTGTGCAGTTTTTGTTTACCATTGGGCAAAGCTTTTAA
- a CDS encoding deoxyribodipyrimidine photo-lyase: protein MQPIHLVWFRQDLRLFDNPALQEASRLGRVLPIYIRDPEAGAASQSWVTQSLSQLNKHLSNHLRIFEGQPLEIIQRLIRSEQISGVFWNRRYDPIGLQQDKVLKHTLREQGIRCDTFNASLLFEPWQTQKKDGTPYRVFTPFYRNLSAESPPPRKPLPAPKQLQLHWISPEKELEALPAWALKVAQYWTPGEDGAQQTWDRFCNSKLSAYELNRDYPALSASSCLAPYLHFGEISPNAIWWDIHEPNHPFIRQLIWREFAHSILFDHPHTACENYQSAFDSFPWQDSSPLLERWQKGLTGIPLVDAGMRELWETGTMHNRVRMVVGSFLTKNLLIHWKRGLEWFSDCLVDADLANNAMGWQWVAGSGVDAAPFFRIFNPTTQAKTFDPAGEYIKRFVPELRHLTIAELFEPWKSKHPPRTYPKPVVDLAESREKALRYYKQLR from the coding sequence ATGCAGCCAATCCATCTTGTCTGGTTTCGCCAAGATCTTCGGTTATTTGATAACCCCGCCTTACAAGAGGCCTCTCGACTTGGAAGGGTTTTGCCTATCTACATTCGAGATCCCGAAGCAGGCGCAGCGAGTCAGTCTTGGGTGACTCAAAGCTTAAGCCAGCTCAACAAACATCTTTCAAACCATCTGAGAATATTTGAAGGCCAGCCACTCGAAATTATCCAAAGACTCATTCGCTCTGAACAAATTTCTGGAGTCTTCTGGAACCGACGATACGATCCCATCGGCCTCCAGCAGGACAAAGTCCTCAAGCACACTCTTCGAGAACAAGGTATTCGATGTGACACGTTTAATGCCTCCTTGCTCTTTGAACCCTGGCAAACGCAGAAAAAAGACGGCACGCCTTACCGGGTATTCACTCCTTTCTACCGAAACTTATCAGCAGAAAGCCCGCCTCCTCGAAAGCCCCTGCCAGCTCCAAAACAGCTTCAGTTGCATTGGATTTCTCCCGAGAAAGAGCTTGAAGCGCTTCCCGCTTGGGCTCTCAAAGTTGCTCAGTACTGGACCCCGGGCGAAGATGGCGCGCAACAAACCTGGGATCGTTTTTGCAACAGCAAGCTATCGGCTTATGAGCTCAATCGAGACTACCCCGCCCTTTCGGCAAGTTCTTGCTTGGCTCCTTACCTTCATTTCGGAGAAATATCCCCGAACGCAATTTGGTGGGACATCCACGAGCCGAATCATCCGTTTATCCGGCAGCTGATTTGGAGAGAATTTGCTCACTCCATTCTCTTTGATCATCCTCATACTGCTTGCGAGAATTATCAAAGCGCTTTTGACTCGTTTCCTTGGCAAGATTCCTCGCCGTTGCTTGAGCGATGGCAAAAAGGTTTGACTGGAATCCCGCTTGTTGATGCAGGCATGCGCGAACTTTGGGAAACTGGAACGATGCACAATCGAGTTCGAATGGTCGTGGGATCGTTTTTAACCAAAAATCTACTCATTCATTGGAAACGCGGACTCGAATGGTTTTCAGACTGCCTCGTCGATGCAGACCTCGCCAACAACGCGATGGGCTGGCAATGGGTAGCCGGCTCTGGAGTCGATGCGGCTCCTTTTTTTCGAATCTTTAACCCCACGACTCAAGCCAAAACTTTCGACCCAGCCGGCGAATACATTAAACGCTTCGTGCCGGAGCTCAGGCATTTAACCATTGCGGAGTTATTCGAACCCTGGAAAAGCAAGCACCCTCCAAGAACTTATCCAAAGCCAGTGGTTGACCTGGCAGAGTCCCGTGAAAAAGCCTTGAGATACTACAAACAACTTCGGTGA